Proteins from one Rhizoctonia solani chromosome 5, complete sequence genomic window:
- a CDS encoding Tyrosine kinase domain-containing protein yields MTNASSASHVHRNLAHLVPHLSPLPLFKVEASAPSHTPSLDPQGMDSLACPPLDVLLRNVCDLTESTKIIGTKPFAHGGFSDIWRGCEWGAGATRDVAIKIVRVARKQDVGVEKLQKSILREIIPWSTVAHQNILPFYGLCWLDGPDDLPAMVFPYCESGTCVDFLTKNPDADRMSIIRQVAAGLSHLHSRNPPIAHGDIKATNILMKEDGTPLIADFGLSRLVIEFSTGLTTSSSKGSCRWMAPELFGGIDIQVLVPVTTASDVWAFGCLCIEILLGIVPWATTRNDAAIILAVVQHRKTPPLPESTSSVPVGHIMSHCWAYEPSHRPSMVQLVNALRDVDPEWLHTSVCTLLLPMPTVLSDSPPPIRNSDSDSFTRTFGESPLISGSQTETRTKTPIALIPLDPLFSPREPPPSHQRVTPVSSTGATPYLDMLSFTPSDSGSSGPASRDEPPLFEISQPPLFGPGPRRPSRGIREVRQNSQPIWPRTPSSSSSTLPHPVRGGGGGGDDAFRSEAWRTRDTTPASTRPPSQSSLHIWTPTRPESRHGSHIPSMSPISQTSSDRSATTTSLPTPVTPVPPHTHYRYHHSASYGPPVHSPDYRYQGSYFAGPPLELHPPLTPNGSIPRDFQFARSNPIRISAPDGTPVILPERKSSSSSPTKSNRAR; encoded by the exons TTAGATCCTCAAGGCATGGACTCATTAGCGTGTCCTCCACTCGATGTATTGCTTCGTAATGTCTGTGATTTGACCGAATCCACCAAAATTATTGGGACCAAGCCCTTTGCGCATGGTGGCTTTTCCGACATATG GAGAGGGTGTGAGTGGGGTGCCGGAGCCACGAGGGAT GTCGCAATCAAAATCGTTAGAGTTGCTAGAAAACAAGACGTTGGCGTTGAGAAATTACAAAAA AGCATTTTGAGAGAAATTATTCCCTGGAGCACTGTCGCACACCAA AATATCCTACCTTTCTATGGTCTGTGTTGGCTGGATGGTCCGGATGACTTGCCAGCGATGGTATTTCCGTACTGCgagtccggcacatgcgtcGACTTCTTGACCAAGAATCCCGACGCTGACCGGATGTCGATT ATCCGTCAAGTCGCTGCTGGTCTGAGCCACCTTCACTCGCGCAACCCTCCAATAGCACACGGCGATATCAAGGCG ACCAATATTCTCATGAAGGAGGATGGGACCCCTCTGATTGCAGACTTTGGACTGAGCCGTCTTGTGATAGAGTTCTCCACAGGGTTGACAACCTCATCCAGTAAGGGAAGCTGTCGTTGGATGGCACCAGAGCTATTTGGTGGCATTGATATCCAGGTTCTTGTACCGGTCACCACTGCCAGTGACGTGTGGGCCTTTGGATGTCTGTGCATTGAG ATCTTGTTGGGAATAGTTCCTTGGGCAACTACTAGGAATGATGCTGCCATAATTCTCG CTGTAGTACAACACCGAAAAACGCCACCACTTCCCGAGAGCACCAGCAGCGTACCGGTTGGCCATATTATGAGCCACTGTTGGGCGTACGAGCCTTCTCATCGGCCAAGCATGGTTCAGCTTGTCAATGCGCTCCGCGACGTTGATCCGGAATGGCTACACACTTCTGTGTGTACGTTGCTACTGCCTATGCCGACTGTTCTCTCCGATTCGCCACCTCCCATACGCAACTCGGACTCGGATTCCTTCACGCGTACGTTTGGAGAAAGCCCCTTGATCTCGGGCTCGCAGACTGAAACCCGGACCAAAACTCCCATCGCCCTTATCCCCCTTGACCCGCTTTTCTCTCCACGGGAGCCTCCTCCGTCTCATCAACGAGTCACACCGGTTTCTAGCACTGGCGCGACTCCTTATCTCGACATGTTGTCGTTCACTCCAAGTGACTCTGGCTCATCTGGTCCAGCGTCTCGAGACGAGCCTCCACTCTTCGAAATTTCTCAGCCGCCACTGTTCGGCCCAGGCCCCCGACGACCGTCAAGAGGCATCCGCGAGGTTCGACAAAACAGCCAGCCGATATGGCCACGTACGCCG TCATCCAGCTCTTCCACTTTACCACATCCTGTGCGTGGGGGTGGCGGGGGTGGCGATGACGCGTTCAGGTCCGAGGCGTGGCGGACTCGCGATACCACTCCCGCTAGCACTCGTCCCCCTTCGCAATCCTCCTTGCACATATGGACACCGACCCGACCCGAATCGCGACATGGCTCACATATTCCATCTATGAGTCCGATCTCACAAACTTCATCTGATCGCTCTGCTACCACGACTTCCCTTCCGACTCCTGTTACCCCCGTCCCTCCTCATACCCACTATCGCTATCACCATTCCGCTTCTTATGGGCCTCCTGTACATTCCCCGGATTACAGATACCAAGGAAGTTACTTTGCTGGACCTCCCCTTGAATTGCATCCGCCCCTGACCCCGAACGGGTCGATCCCTCGGGATTTTCAATTTGCAAGGTCAAACCCAATCCGAATATCGGCTCCGGACGGCACGCCAGTGATTCTACCTGAACGAAAATCGTCGTCAAGTTCTCCAACAAAATCCAACCGTGCGCGATAG
- a CDS encoding Sugar (and other) transporter has translation MSSLKNKSSASAAERQERMAAALAADPGHKTWSWRGIQTILITLCVCCCSEDAGFDGAVMSGINAMKQYQSYFGMSESGAQTGIVFGIYTIGGLIGSFPAAYLPDRFGRRAPMFFGNLVLMSLRAVKLSLDSSSSQEFRLYAYANSNAPIYSVGAVLSATATHRGTFIGGRLLTGIGMGCANTSAKSYLAEIVPPQTRGFWVGLFNSLYYIGQMSATGMMVATGRWTGNQLAWRLPLYIQAVPAGINVLFVYLCPESPRWLYANGRKDEARAVLAKLHSGTNDHYSPVVEIEMEEIEEKTSLDGTDKRFWDIRSLIRTASDRYRTGSAVMVGIFGQLSGNGMVTYFLPVLLGQAGITSQDKKLTLTFVNSVTSMVGALIGSAVIDRLGRRALLLGSTTMLICILGIIIGLLSSDGNSRQANAGIAFIYLFMVTYTVGWTPTHGVYPVEVLCYQSRAKGLALVNILNKAVSCINTFGLPVALEKLGWKIYVIFLVWDSFELIMIYLFVVETKGLTLEQIDEVFLEPKPRQYSVEHAMTLKAKGEKFA, from the exons ATGTCAAGCCTCAAGAATAAGTCAAGCGCATCTGCCGCTGAACGGCAGGAGAGAATGGCTGCCGCACTCGCTGCTGATCCCGGACATAAGACTTGGAGCTGGCGCGGCATACAGACCATCCTTATCACTCTCTGCGTTTGCTGTTGCTCTGAAGATGCAGGTTTTGATGGCGCTGTCATGAGCGGGATCAACGCAATGAA ACAATATCAGAGCTACTTTG GGATGAGCGAGTCTGGTGCTCAAACTGGAATCGTGTTCGGCATCTACACAATCGGTGGACTAATTGGCTCATTTCCTGCTG CCTACCTACCGGACCGGTTTGGACGTCGTGCCCCGATGTTCTTTGGGAACTTGGTACTCAT GTCTCTTCGTGCTGTGAAACTTTCGCTCGATAGCTCGTCTTCACAAGAATTTAGACTATATGCGTATGCTAATTCCAATGCACCTATTTACAGCGTTGGAGCTGTCCTCAGCGCAACTGCTACTCACCGTGGAACATTTATCGGTGGCCGCCTCCTGACGGGTATAGGCATGG GCTGCGCAAACACCTCGGCAAAGTCATACTTGGCTGAGATTGTTCCACCCCAGACTAGAGGGTTCTGGGTTGGCCTATTTAACTCTCT CTATTACATTGGACAGATGTCTGCTACGGGCATGATGGTTGCCACGGGTCGCTGGACCGGTAATCAGCTTGCGTGGCGTCTCCCACTGTATATTCAA GCTGTTCCTGCTGGTATCAACGTTTTATTTGTTTACCTTTGTCCTGAATCGCCCCGTTGGCTATATGCAAATGGGCGCAAGGATGAAGCTCGTGCAGTGCTTGCAAAGCTCCACTCAGGGACAAATGATCATTATTCACCAGTTGTAGAAATAGAGATGGAAGAAATAGAAGAGAAGACAAGCCTGGATGGTACAGACAAACGTTTCTGGGACATCAGGAGTCTGATTAGGACAGCCAGCGACCGGTATCGAACTGGTTCCGCCGTGATGGTTGGCATATTTGGTCAACT GTCTGGGAACGGGATGGTTACCTATTTCCTGCCGGTACTCCTTGGACAGGCTGGTATTACATCACAAGATAAGAAGCTGACGCTAACATTCGTAAACTC AGTGACTTCAATGGTTGGCGCACTTATCGGCTCTGCGGTAATCGACCGCTTGGGTCGCCGGGCTTTATTACTTGGTAGTACCACTATGCTCATCTGCATCCTTGGTATTATTATCGGGCTTCTCAGCTCAGATGGAAACAGTAGACAAGCCAATGCTGGCATTGCGTTTA TCTACCTATTTATGGTCACATACACGGTTGGGTGGACACCAACGCATGGAGTATACCCGGTTGAAGTACTTTGTTATCAATCACGCGCGAAGGGGCTAGCCCTAGTTAATATCCTTAATAAGGCTGTGTCTTGCATCAACACGTTTGG aCTACCCGTTGCTCTAGAGAAGCTTGGATGGAAGATTTACGTCATATTTTTGGTTTGGGACTCGTTTGAGCTGATCATGATATATTTGTTTGTCGTCGAGACCAAG GGGTTGACCCTGGAGCAGATTGACGAGGTATTCTTGGAGCCTAAGCCCCGTCAATACAGCGTGGAGCATGCGATGACACTAAAAGCCAAGGGGGAGAAATTTGCCTGA